One window of the Rufibacter radiotolerans genome contains the following:
- a CDS encoding M14 family metallopeptidase: MSTPLTASLLGLALTAAVCSSGLAQQRDYQSYDQLTARLKHLTNKYSKLSSLTTIGKTATGKEVWLLTLGRDNAVNKPAIVIAAGVEGTQLATTELSMQMTEQMLEAAMIQDSVRELLQKKTFYIFPNLTPDASEQYHEALRWERAANAQPTDDDRDGRMFEDAFEDLNKDGQITMMRVKSPNGLYRPSLEDPRVMVKADTTKGEKGGYLLLTEGNDNDKDGKWNEDAEGGVVFNRNFSYDFPYFQVGAGEHPISERETKAFADFMFEAKNVYAVFVFGPANTLSFSTPLSAAKTAAENLTGPLPKEASLQEKVSGLYNQTTQLQNPPRVAPSPGDVVQWAYFHYGRFSYSTPGWWVPKVAASLDSAGAEASFSSEENQEDLNFLRWARANDIPGVFVNWQPMAHPDFPGELVEVGGLAPYVKQTPPLRFLAPVAEKHFQFFSAYAKWMPTLKIEKVQTEKVAGGHTRITATVSNVGALPTHSEIGDQSKWVQKIRASLKLQEGHTLISGNLVQPTHALAPGQKAQFSWVVEGKGYITLTVGSPAVGQQTKEVYLY, encoded by the coding sequence ATGAGTACTCCCCTAACAGCGTCTTTGCTTGGTCTGGCCCTTACAGCGGCAGTTTGCTCCTCCGGACTGGCTCAGCAACGTGATTACCAAAGCTATGATCAGCTTACGGCCCGCCTGAAGCATTTGACCAATAAGTACAGCAAGTTAAGCTCGCTCACCACCATTGGGAAAACCGCCACGGGCAAGGAAGTGTGGCTACTGACCCTGGGCAGGGACAATGCGGTCAACAAACCGGCCATAGTTATTGCGGCAGGGGTCGAAGGGACCCAGTTGGCCACCACAGAGCTTTCCATGCAGATGACTGAGCAGATGCTGGAGGCCGCCATGATCCAGGACTCGGTGCGGGAATTGTTGCAGAAAAAGACCTTTTACATATTCCCCAACCTTACCCCAGACGCCTCAGAACAATACCATGAAGCATTGCGGTGGGAAAGGGCAGCCAATGCTCAACCCACCGATGACGACCGGGATGGCCGCATGTTTGAAGATGCCTTTGAAGACCTGAACAAAGACGGCCAGATCACCATGATGCGGGTAAAATCCCCGAATGGGCTTTACCGTCCATCCTTGGAAGATCCTCGCGTGATGGTAAAAGCGGATACCACCAAAGGTGAAAAGGGAGGCTACCTGCTGCTCACCGAAGGCAATGACAATGACAAAGATGGTAAGTGGAATGAAGATGCCGAAGGGGGCGTGGTTTTTAACAGGAACTTCTCCTATGATTTCCCCTATTTCCAGGTAGGCGCGGGCGAACACCCCATTTCTGAGCGCGAGACCAAGGCCTTTGCCGATTTCATGTTTGAGGCGAAGAACGTATATGCCGTCTTTGTCTTCGGGCCGGCCAACACCTTGTCGTTTTCCACCCCTTTAAGCGCCGCCAAAACGGCCGCTGAAAACCTTACCGGTCCCTTGCCCAAAGAGGCGTCGCTCCAGGAAAAAGTTTCAGGCCTCTACAACCAAACCACCCAACTGCAAAATCCGCCCAGGGTAGCGCCTAGCCCAGGAGATGTGGTGCAGTGGGCGTATTTTCATTATGGCCGGTTTAGTTACAGCACGCCCGGCTGGTGGGTGCCCAAGGTAGCGGCCTCCTTAGATTCTGCTGGCGCTGAAGCCTCTTTTTCCTCAGAAGAAAACCAGGAAGACCTTAATTTTTTACGGTGGGCCAGGGCCAATGATATTCCCGGGGTTTTTGTGAATTGGCAGCCTATGGCGCACCCAGATTTCCCAGGCGAATTGGTAGAAGTAGGAGGGCTGGCGCCTTACGTGAAGCAAACGCCTCCTTTGCGGTTTTTGGCCCCGGTGGCTGAAAAGCATTTCCAGTTTTTCTCGGCGTATGCCAAATGGATGCCTACACTTAAAATTGAGAAAGTGCAGACGGAGAAAGTGGCCGGCGGACATACCCGCATCACGGCCACTGTTTCAAATGTTGGAGCTCTTCCCACCCATTCAGAGATAGGAGACCAGTCTAAGTGGGTACAGAAAATAAGGGCATCTTTGAAGTTACAGGAAGGCCATACGCTCATCTCCGGTAACCTGGTGCAGCCTACCCATGCGCTGGCCCCTGGGCAAAAGGCGCAGTTTAGCTGGGTAGTAGAAGGCAAAGGCTACATAACCCTTACCGTAGGAAGTCCGGCTGTAGGGCAACAAACCAAAGAGGTTTACTTATACTAA
- a CDS encoding DUF547 domain-containing protein: MKKVIGLWLVLVALSFTGGGFSSAVVAQSKPVSHAAFDQQLKKFVSSNGTVNYKAWRQERPALQAYLKLLSENAPSSKWTQQEQLAYWINAYNAFTIERILMDYPVKSIKDLGGKVTFVNTVWDQKFFKIGGKAVDLNYIEHSILRKNFEEPRIHFAIVCASVSCPKLRNEAFTAANLEKQLENQTIQFINDPTKNKITATKAELSEIFNWFSGDFRKNGTVLQFVNRYSKIKANPKAKISYKDYNWALNGI, translated from the coding sequence ATGAAAAAAGTAATAGGTCTGTGGTTGGTGCTGGTAGCGCTGTCTTTTACTGGGGGTGGGTTTTCCTCTGCAGTTGTTGCCCAATCAAAACCAGTAAGCCATGCAGCCTTTGACCAGCAGCTTAAGAAATTTGTGTCGTCTAACGGCACGGTCAATTACAAGGCCTGGCGACAGGAGAGGCCAGCGTTGCAGGCTTACCTGAAACTGCTGAGTGAAAATGCCCCAAGTAGCAAATGGACCCAGCAAGAGCAGTTGGCTTACTGGATCAATGCCTACAATGCCTTTACTATTGAGCGTATTTTAATGGACTACCCCGTTAAGAGCATCAAGGACCTTGGCGGGAAAGTCACATTCGTGAATACGGTGTGGGACCAGAAGTTCTTTAAAATTGGCGGCAAGGCGGTAGACCTAAATTACATTGAGCACAGCATCCTCCGGAAGAATTTTGAAGAACCCCGCATTCATTTCGCCATTGTCTGCGCCTCGGTTTCCTGCCCTAAACTCCGGAACGAAGCCTTTACGGCCGCCAACCTGGAGAAACAGCTGGAAAACCAAACCATCCAGTTTATCAATGACCCAACTAAAAACAAGATAACCGCTACCAAAGCCGAATTGTCTGAGATTTTCAACTGGTTCTCCGGGGACTTTAGGAAGAACGGAACGGTCTTACAGTTTGTGAACCGCTACAGCAAGATTAAAGCCAACCCCAAAGCAAAAATCAGTTACAAGGACTATAATTGGGCCTTGAACGGCATCTAG
- a CDS encoding BAR domain-containing protein — translation MLGIFFLEAFLILIILGYQLFIYRANKRKIAAVEDLFPEEGQLAIQEHMLETAKSSGRNPMPPEQVWAHLIKAQPFREYSPTNPVLKRILAVGDDQLQIEVKGGTVPLYAISKERFQQLLAKGNIFLEEGGSEAWDEPRVLSGEMMTIDLIEARKPSPTFQKILHNTNEYLRLNKGAAADFEILKDVSERYADAQDDEVQSTIATPLYVGLLGTFSGVIIGLSSLIWSGSQAEGSAFITDENIPSFLFGVLIAMTGSFLGLLLTLMGNNALKNARSTRDRLKNEYYTFLQTHLLPKLNSDMAASLGNLKSVLDSFNRDFLDKILGFRPIVETLTENISIQKDFIQKLDQIGFTQMANANLQVFDKIKESERLFMNFLQYQEALNESVRQGGELTQNISQVLGRLTSLQEGFDKVPGYLQQHDENIQRQIHFFDRHEQDLDSIAQRTEQYFDKAALRLTDLMEARLQHQERDAQNAYEKWQEHFRRLNEDNIYQRILDYMRPFENLQQQQERLGTQQQVLAGQINQTNDRLLQKIEEDAQIQQQLLKQLATLNANLEKSMEPGPIKAAMGKIFGTKR, via the coding sequence ATGTTAGGTATTTTCTTTTTAGAGGCTTTTCTGATTCTGATAATCCTGGGTTACCAGCTGTTTATCTACCGGGCCAATAAAAGAAAGATTGCAGCCGTGGAAGACCTCTTCCCGGAGGAGGGGCAACTGGCTATTCAGGAGCACATGCTGGAGACCGCCAAGTCTTCTGGCCGGAACCCCATGCCGCCTGAGCAAGTGTGGGCACACCTAATCAAAGCTCAGCCCTTTCGGGAATATTCCCCTACCAACCCCGTCTTGAAACGCATTCTAGCCGTGGGCGATGACCAGTTGCAGATTGAGGTAAAAGGTGGCACCGTACCGCTTTACGCCATCAGCAAAGAGCGTTTTCAGCAGTTACTGGCCAAAGGCAACATCTTTCTGGAGGAGGGCGGTTCTGAAGCCTGGGACGAACCAAGGGTGCTGTCTGGGGAGATGATGACCATTGACCTGATTGAGGCCCGTAAACCGTCGCCCACGTTTCAGAAGATCCTGCACAATACCAATGAGTACCTGCGCCTGAACAAAGGAGCCGCCGCCGATTTTGAGATCCTCAAAGACGTGTCTGAGCGGTACGCCGATGCCCAGGACGATGAGGTGCAGTCCACCATTGCCACCCCGCTGTACGTGGGTTTGCTGGGTACCTTTTCGGGGGTGATCATTGGCTTGTCCAGCCTTATCTGGTCTGGGAGCCAGGCCGAGGGTTCTGCCTTTATCACCGATGAGAACATCCCGTCGTTCCTGTTTGGGGTCTTGATTGCCATGACCGGCAGTTTTCTGGGGCTACTGCTGACCTTGATGGGCAACAACGCCCTCAAGAATGCCCGTAGCACCCGCGACCGGCTCAAGAACGAATATTACACCTTCCTGCAAACCCACCTGCTGCCTAAGCTGAACTCAGATATGGCCGCCAGCCTGGGCAACCTCAAATCGGTGCTGGATTCTTTTAACCGCGATTTCCTGGACAAGATCCTGGGCTTTCGGCCAATTGTAGAGACGCTCACCGAAAACATCAGCATTCAGAAAGACTTTATCCAGAAACTGGACCAGATTGGCTTCACGCAGATGGCCAACGCCAATCTGCAGGTCTTTGACAAGATCAAGGAAAGCGAGCGCCTGTTCATGAACTTCCTGCAGTACCAGGAGGCCTTGAATGAATCTGTGCGGCAAGGCGGGGAACTTACGCAAAACATCTCACAGGTGCTGGGTCGGCTTACGTCACTGCAGGAAGGCTTTGACAAGGTGCCAGGCTACCTGCAACAGCATGACGAGAACATTCAACGGCAAATCCATTTCTTTGACCGCCACGAACAGGACCTGGACAGCATCGCGCAGCGCACCGAGCAGTATTTTGACAAAGCCGCCCTTCGGCTTACCGATCTGATGGAAGCCCGCCTGCAGCACCAGGAACGCGATGCCCAGAATGCCTATGAGAAGTGGCAGGAACATTTCAGGCGGCTCAACGAGGATAACATTTACCAGCGCATACTGGACTATATGCGGCCCTTTGAGAACCTGCAACAGCAGCAGGAACGGCTGGGCACCCAACAGCAAGTACTGGCTGGGCAGATCAACCAGACCAATGACCGGCTGCTCCAAAAAATAGAGGAAGACGCGCAGATCCAACAGCAACTGCTCAAGCAACTGGCCACCCTGAACGCTAATCTGGAGAAGAGCATGGAGCCAGGACCTATCAAGGCGGCTATGGGTAAGATTTTCGGGACCAAACGGTAA
- a CDS encoding BamA/TamA family outer membrane protein: MKTKLLVGIALLATSQFSFAQITQDTSRVIPVDTARVIPVDTTSLKVEMPTQTDSVAPATKKWNIFPVAYYTPETQFGFGVKLIHVRKQAGHLPTDRPTSYSPTLIYTTRKQILTAFTADVWRKHNARHFSGLLEYNDYPYFFFGIGNDTPDDAEEDYTSRTFNANAQYEQKITQKVYLGGRYEFKKEDIPKVTPEGQLDSDGILGSEGTIASGLGPVLIYDSRDNLFTPTKGGYHQLSAVFFQKFMGSDNNFARYKIDLRKYMSGFGPGVLAVQGLYTFTTGNTPFQFLSPIGGVFVMRGLLEGRFRDENALVAQADYRFPLFWRFGGAVFGGAGQVAPGTNDLSFNRFHLTGGGGVRYKLNNEGMVVRGDVAFSNQGMYIYFSFAEAF, encoded by the coding sequence TTGAAAACAAAACTACTTGTAGGCATAGCCCTCCTGGCGACCAGCCAATTCTCTTTTGCGCAAATCACGCAGGATACCTCGCGGGTGATCCCCGTAGATACGGCCCGCGTCATACCGGTTGATACTACTTCTCTCAAGGTAGAGATGCCAACCCAGACAGATTCGGTGGCGCCCGCTACCAAGAAATGGAATATTTTCCCGGTGGCGTATTACACACCTGAGACACAGTTCGGGTTTGGGGTGAAACTAATTCACGTTCGCAAGCAGGCCGGTCATTTGCCTACCGACAGGCCTACCTCCTATTCACCTACGCTCATCTATACCACCAGAAAGCAGATCCTGACGGCCTTTACCGCCGATGTATGGCGCAAGCACAATGCCCGGCATTTCTCCGGGTTGCTGGAGTATAATGATTACCCGTACTTTTTCTTCGGGATTGGCAATGACACGCCAGATGATGCCGAGGAAGATTACACCAGCCGCACCTTTAACGCCAATGCCCAGTATGAGCAGAAAATTACGCAAAAAGTTTACCTGGGGGGGCGCTATGAATTTAAAAAAGAAGACATCCCGAAGGTGACTCCAGAAGGGCAATTAGACAGTGACGGTATCCTGGGCAGCGAAGGAACGATCGCTTCAGGGCTGGGACCGGTCCTGATCTATGATAGCCGCGACAATTTGTTCACCCCTACCAAGGGAGGTTACCACCAATTGTCGGCCGTATTTTTTCAGAAATTCATGGGCAGCGATAATAACTTCGCCCGTTACAAGATAGACCTCCGCAAATACATGTCTGGCTTCGGCCCGGGCGTGCTGGCGGTGCAGGGACTTTACACCTTTACCACCGGTAATACCCCTTTTCAGTTCTTGTCGCCTATTGGCGGGGTGTTTGTGATGCGGGGCTTGCTGGAAGGCCGGTTCAGAGATGAAAACGCGCTGGTGGCCCAGGCCGATTACCGGTTTCCTCTTTTTTGGCGCTTTGGCGGAGCCGTTTTTGGCGGTGCTGGCCAGGTAGCCCCAGGCACGAATGACCTTTCCTTTAACCGTTTCCATTTAACTGGAGGTGGCGGCGTACGCTACAAACTGAATAATGAAGGCATGGTGGTGCGCGGCGACGTGGCTTTCTCTAACCAGGGCATGTACATTTACTTCTCCTTCGCCGAGGCGTTTTAA
- a CDS encoding HD domain-containing protein — protein MAVTAQHVESLFAGEGSGHDWWHIRRVWQNALQIGKKEQADLMVVQLGALLHDIADWKFHHGDEEAGPKAAQEWLRSHNAPQELINKVCQIVREVTFKGAGVDTTPSTLEGKVVQDADRLDAIGAIGIGRAFAYGGHKGREMYHPNQAPQLHASFEEYKKNQAPTLNHFYEKLFLLKDRINTVAGQEMAQERHQYMQQFVQQFLQEWHGPEEAPAAFHLETNHPQAGVKTA, from the coding sequence GTGGCAGTTACAGCCCAACATGTAGAAAGTTTATTTGCCGGCGAAGGCTCTGGCCATGACTGGTGGCATATCAGAAGGGTCTGGCAAAATGCCCTCCAGATAGGGAAGAAAGAACAAGCTGACCTGATGGTGGTGCAACTGGGCGCCCTCCTCCATGACATTGCCGACTGGAAATTCCACCACGGGGATGAGGAGGCTGGCCCTAAGGCGGCCCAGGAATGGCTCCGGAGCCACAACGCCCCGCAGGAATTGATAAATAAGGTCTGCCAGATTGTACGGGAAGTCACTTTTAAAGGGGCCGGGGTAGATACCACTCCCTCCACCCTGGAAGGCAAGGTAGTGCAGGACGCTGACCGCTTGGATGCCATTGGCGCCATCGGTATTGGTCGGGCGTTTGCCTACGGCGGCCATAAGGGAAGGGAAATGTACCATCCAAACCAAGCTCCGCAACTGCATGCCTCCTTTGAGGAATACAAGAAAAACCAGGCCCCTACGTTAAACCATTTTTATGAGAAGCTTTTCCTGCTCAAAGACCGCATCAACACAGTCGCCGGTCAAGAGATGGCGCAGGAACGGCACCAGTACATGCAGCAGTTTGTGCAGCAATTCTTACAGGAATGGCACGGGCCCGAGGAGGCACCTGCTGCCTTTCACTTGGAAACAAACCACCCGCAGGCGGGGGTAAAGACCGCTTGA
- a CDS encoding M14 family metallopeptidase, whose translation MNRNFLFASLLLLGLQVPGVPEATAQAKLPLIYTSGTMKAPKVAVDLKQRLDYASLTAICQQLAKAYPGLVKVETIGDSYEGRRIWAMTISDFRTGDPDRKPAYYLDGNIALQDEQASEMALYTAWYLLENFKENPFIQELLLQKTFYILPAVYPDAWEKSFSVEASGKPAKSSLGLYDDDGDGLVDEDQPQDLNQDGFITYMRRKSANGKYVADPKNPLKLVRVKPGQKGEFELLGLEGLDNDGDGKVNEDPAGYQDSNSDWAWNWQPDYVQRSASRFPFALPENRILKDFILKHPNIAGAQNYCNTLLTPTNHTVPVAGSVYQQEENQVKQDLEKIAETLLPGFTYTSSGLDWYNAYGGQLEWLRAARGIFTFRNELMSQNLKFNQEFASVSNQDPEQKALVTHPLFQDAFVEWTPFNHPTYGAIEIGGYKKGYSYGSSGIQLEEDAHRNLVSTLFQAYHTPQIEIKDVLTQTLPNGLTEVSATVVNTRLIPTHSTHDLLNKIERPDYITLKDSTVVAGSFQIVGKATSFHEQTYIPAKLEVPTIPGRGAVKVRWVVKGIKPNLEIEVDSRKGGVVCQRF comes from the coding sequence ATGAACAGAAATTTCCTTTTTGCTTCATTGTTGCTTTTAGGTCTCCAGGTGCCTGGGGTTCCGGAGGCGACTGCGCAAGCGAAACTTCCCTTAATTTATACTTCCGGCACTATGAAGGCCCCCAAAGTGGCAGTGGACTTGAAACAGCGCCTTGACTACGCGAGCCTAACAGCCATCTGCCAACAATTGGCAAAGGCCTACCCAGGTCTGGTGAAGGTAGAAACCATTGGTGATTCCTATGAAGGCCGCCGTATCTGGGCCATGACCATTTCTGATTTCAGGACTGGCGACCCAGACAGAAAACCAGCCTATTACCTGGACGGAAACATTGCTTTACAAGATGAGCAGGCCTCTGAGATGGCCTTGTATACAGCCTGGTACCTGCTGGAGAACTTCAAAGAAAACCCTTTCATACAGGAGCTTCTGCTGCAGAAAACCTTCTATATTCTGCCCGCCGTGTATCCAGATGCCTGGGAGAAATCCTTTTCTGTTGAGGCCTCCGGCAAACCGGCAAAAAGTAGCTTAGGGCTGTACGATGATGACGGAGACGGCTTGGTGGACGAGGACCAGCCCCAGGACCTGAACCAGGATGGCTTCATCACCTACATGCGCCGCAAATCTGCCAACGGCAAGTATGTGGCAGACCCAAAGAACCCACTCAAACTTGTCCGGGTTAAACCGGGGCAGAAAGGGGAGTTTGAGTTATTGGGCTTAGAAGGCCTGGACAATGACGGAGACGGAAAAGTAAACGAAGACCCGGCTGGTTACCAGGATTCCAACAGCGATTGGGCCTGGAACTGGCAACCAGATTATGTGCAACGTAGCGCCTCCCGGTTTCCGTTTGCCTTACCAGAGAACCGTATCCTGAAAGATTTCATCTTAAAGCACCCCAACATTGCCGGGGCTCAGAATTACTGTAATACGCTTTTAACACCCACTAACCACACCGTTCCGGTGGCAGGCAGTGTCTACCAGCAGGAAGAAAACCAGGTAAAGCAGGATCTAGAGAAAATAGCCGAAACGCTGTTGCCAGGATTTACTTACACCTCCTCGGGCCTTGACTGGTACAACGCCTACGGGGGGCAATTGGAATGGCTGCGGGCAGCACGGGGCATCTTCACGTTCAGAAATGAATTGATGTCCCAGAACCTTAAATTCAACCAGGAATTTGCCTCCGTTTCCAACCAGGACCCTGAGCAGAAAGCTTTGGTGACCCATCCGCTTTTCCAGGATGCCTTTGTAGAATGGACTCCCTTTAACCATCCCACGTACGGGGCCATTGAGATTGGCGGCTATAAGAAAGGCTATAGCTATGGTAGTTCAGGCATTCAGTTGGAAGAAGACGCCCATCGCAACCTTGTGTCTACCTTGTTTCAGGCGTACCATACGCCCCAGATTGAGATAAAAGACGTACTAACCCAAACCTTACCTAACGGTTTAACAGAGGTATCTGCCACGGTGGTGAATACCCGGCTTATCCCCACGCATTCTACCCATGATTTACTGAATAAGATTGAGCGCCCAGATTACATTACCTTAAAAGATTCTACGGTTGTAGCCGGGAGCTTTCAGATAGTAGGAAAGGCGACCTCGTTTCATGAACAGACTTATATCCCAGCCAAACTGGAAGTGCCAACTATCCCCGGAAGAGGTGCCGTAAAAGTGAGATGGGTGGTGAAGGGCATAAAGCCAAACCTGGAGATTGAGGTAGACAGTCGCAAAGGCGGAGTTGTCTGCCAGCGTTTCTAG
- a CDS encoding OmpA family protein, with amino-acid sequence MNKENRDFFWPSYVDLMTVLFLVMLVLFILSFKMFRDKAAENERNIAQLQVEVQEKRKLDEIKAALSRLEGKYFTYNEKYKRHELLVDVIFPQSSAEIPARALQPLRQAGIELSKVVNSIKDQEVKYLIVIDGRAASFPRGDSRNITQREYALELSYKRALALLQFWRNAGIKFPKNRIELIASGSGFEGAGRTGDTRDRRFVIQILPKVGALETRRITR; translated from the coding sequence ATGAACAAAGAAAACAGAGATTTCTTCTGGCCCAGTTATGTAGACCTCATGACCGTGCTCTTTTTGGTAATGCTGGTCCTTTTTATCCTGAGCTTTAAAATGTTCCGGGACAAGGCAGCCGAGAACGAGCGGAATATTGCCCAACTGCAGGTAGAAGTACAAGAGAAACGGAAGCTGGACGAGATTAAAGCCGCTCTTTCACGTTTGGAAGGTAAGTACTTTACTTACAATGAGAAGTATAAGCGACATGAGTTATTGGTAGACGTGATTTTCCCCCAGAGTAGCGCCGAGATTCCGGCCCGGGCATTGCAGCCTTTGCGGCAGGCAGGCATTGAGCTGAGCAAGGTGGTGAACTCCATTAAAGACCAGGAAGTAAAGTATCTTATTGTAATAGATGGCCGGGCCGCCAGTTTCCCCAGAGGAGATTCCCGCAACATCACCCAGCGGGAATACGCCTTAGAGCTTAGCTACAAAAGGGCCTTGGCCTTACTACAGTTCTGGCGCAATGCTGGTATCAAATTCCCAAAAAACCGCATTGAGTTGATTGCCTCCGGCAGCGGGTTTGAAGGCGCCGGCCGAACTGGAGATACCCGCGACCGGCGCTTCGTGATTCAAATTCTGCCAAAAGTGGGGGCCCTGGAAACCCGGCGGATTACCAGGTAG